In a genomic window of Paroedura picta isolate Pp20150507F chromosome 14, Ppicta_v3.0, whole genome shotgun sequence:
- the LOC143823713 gene encoding arylamine N-acetyltransferase, pineal gland isozyme NAT-3-like, which produces MKLKEYFARISYKGPLRPLDLKTLTAVLQCHIRSVPFENLNIHCGETIEFGLEAVYDKIVKNHRGGWCLENNLLLSWAFQTMGYDVTLLGSHVYISQQNKYDDAMIHLLLKVVIDGKGYIADGGFGIAFQMWQPLELVSGKDQPQKPGIFRVTEDSGMWYFDKIKRKVYGSDSKLKSLYFDGPEDINCKIYCFTLKPRSIEEFREQSTILQTCPESFFVKKSICSLQTADGFRVLIGWTLTETKYDYKDNMDLVEQTTITEKELEKTLKERFNIRLKKKLVPLNEPLGLTP; this is translated from the coding sequence ATGAAGCTGAAGGAATATTTTGCAAGGATTTCTTACAAGGGTCCCCTGCGACCGCTGGATCTGAAAACCTTGACGGCCGTCCTGCAGTGCCACATACGATCGGTGCCATTTGAGAATCTCAACATACACTGCGGAGAAACCATCGAGTTTGGCTTGGAGGCCGTCTACGACAAGATTGTGAAGAACCACCGGGGCGGGTGGTGTCTCGAGAATaacctccttctctcctgggcCTTTCAGACCATGGGTTACGACGTCACTCTTTTGGGGAGTCACGTTTACATCTCGCAGCAAAACAAATACGATGATGCCATGATTCACCTCCTGTTAAAAGTGGTCATTGACGGTAAAGGCTACATCGCAGACGGAGGCTTTGGCATAGCCTTCCAGATGTGGCAACCGCTGGAACTGGTCTCTGGCAAAGACCAACCCCAGAAGCCCGGGATCTTCCGTGTCACCGAAGACAGCGGCATGTGGTACTTTGACAAAATAAAGCGTAAAGTTTATGGCTCTGATTCGAAACTCAAATCTCTCTATTTTGACGGCCCAGAAGACATAAACTGCAAGATTTACTGTTTTACTCTGAAGCCACGGAGCATCGAGGAGTTCCGGGAGCAGAGTACCATTCTCCAAACTTGCCCCGAGTCTTTTTTTGTTAAGAAATCCATCTGCAGTCTCCAAACCGCTGACGGCTTTCGGGTTTTGATCGGCTGGACGCTCACTGAAACCAAGTATGATTACAAGGACAACATGGACCTGGTGGAGCAGACCACCATCACCGAGAAAGAGTTGgagaaaaccctgaaggagcgGTTCAACATAAGATTAAAGAAGAAGCTTGTTCCTCTTAATGAACCTTTAGGCCTCACACCTTAG